One Nocardia sp. BMG111209 DNA segment encodes these proteins:
- a CDS encoding MlaD family protein — MTRRPEPRPGLPRRWLLERPSEILLTAGDFAKRRRLAGSATGLGLVFVLGLLYMTFGALGVDPTARTTTVRVELADSGGLLPGRAVALRGVPVGKVRSVEITRDGVVAVAEYDAATRIPADGQVSVKTLSMAGEQYLDFEPDRDSGPYLTSGSVVPADRTSTPAPLWKTLASMDTMLAQIDPAQLGGIIKELGIGPAGPRKLAQVIDGGTFLIATLDSVLPQTVGLLRDSRTVFTLVADSGPGLQRAASNTDAVMQGVAKMNGGFGTLVDTTPAMLQVMDGLIADNSPTMVQLLGNLLTVGQMAYVRIPAFQEFFFPQGRAGSTLGAIADEAIHDGGIWGIVSLYPHPTCDYDHPRSQPSRPDFPAPYLYTSCPDDDPSVLIRGARNAPRPPGESDPAVAPPGHEQDRAGEVPTGPQSFPLTYGGPAYGDPPK, encoded by the coding sequence ATGACCCGCCGTCCGGAACCCCGGCCCGGCCTCCCCCGCCGGTGGCTGCTCGAGCGTCCCAGCGAAATACTGCTGACGGCAGGCGATTTCGCGAAGCGGCGGCGACTGGCCGGATCGGCCACCGGGCTGGGCCTGGTCTTCGTCCTCGGCCTGCTGTACATGACCTTCGGCGCGCTGGGCGTCGACCCGACCGCTCGAACCACCACGGTGCGAGTCGAACTCGCCGATTCCGGCGGGCTGCTGCCCGGCCGGGCCGTCGCGCTGCGGGGCGTGCCGGTGGGTAAGGTCCGCTCCGTCGAAATCACCCGCGACGGAGTCGTCGCCGTCGCCGAATACGATGCCGCCACCCGGATTCCGGCCGACGGGCAGGTGAGCGTGAAGACGCTGTCGATGGCCGGTGAGCAGTATCTGGACTTCGAACCTGACCGCGATTCCGGCCCGTATCTGACCAGCGGCTCGGTCGTACCGGCCGACCGCACCTCCACACCGGCCCCGCTGTGGAAGACGCTGGCCTCGATGGACACCATGCTGGCCCAGATCGATCCGGCCCAGCTGGGGGGCATCATCAAGGAACTGGGCATCGGCCCGGCCGGGCCGCGGAAGCTGGCCCAGGTGATCGACGGCGGCACCTTCCTCATCGCCACACTGGACTCGGTCCTGCCCCAGACCGTCGGCCTGCTGCGGGACAGTCGCACCGTGTTCACGCTCGTCGCGGACTCCGGCCCCGGCCTGCAACGAGCCGCGAGCAACACCGATGCGGTGATGCAGGGCGTGGCGAAGATGAACGGCGGCTTCGGCACCCTGGTGGATACCACCCCCGCCATGTTGCAGGTGATGGACGGCCTCATCGCCGACAACTCCCCGACCATGGTGCAGTTGCTCGGCAACCTCCTCACCGTCGGTCAGATGGCCTACGTCCGCATACCCGCGTTCCAGGAGTTCTTCTTCCCGCAGGGGCGGGCGGGATCCACGCTCGGCGCCATCGCGGACGAGGCGATCCACGACGGCGGGATCTGGGGAATCGTCAGCCTCTACCCGCATCCGACCTGCGATTACGACCATCCGCGATCACAGCCGTCGCGACCGGACTTCCCCGCGCCGTATCTGTACACCTCCTGCCCGGACGACGATCCGTCGGTCCTGATCCGCGGCGCACGCAACGCCCCGCGCCCGCCCGGCGAATCCGACCCCGCGGTGGCGCCACCCGGCCACGAACAGGACCGAGCGGGCGAGGTCCCGACCGGCCCGCAGTCCTTCCCACTCACCTACGGCGGACCGGCATACGGCGACCCGCCGAAGTGA